A stretch of Helicobacter pylori oki112 DNA encodes these proteins:
- a CDS encoding lytic transglycosylase domain-containing protein, with the protein MRFFILFFMGALGVGFSQTELSLKDLEKKPAGIVRDYYLWRYISDKKTTLENAKKAYELTQNKNTALQKAMQEKGVENSEKNPDVKLPEDIYCKQITLESMLETTDTFQASCIAIALKSKIKDFDKIPPQTIKPLQEKIKEAYPVLYEELEILQSKHVSASLFKANVQVFSVLFNHLSYEKKLQIFEEHIPIKELNRLLDEDYPAFNRLIYQVILDPKLDHFKDALTKSNATHSNAQTFFILGINEILRKKPSKALKYFERSEAVVKDDDFSKDRAIFWQYLVSKKKKTLERLSQSPALNLYSLYASRKLKTTPSYRIISHIQNLSQEDPPFNTYDPFSWQIFKEKTLSLKDEGAFNAMLKSLYYEKSAPELTYLLSQRNKDKIYYYLSPYEGIIEWQNTDERAMAYAIARQESFLLPAVISRSFALGLMQIMPFNVGPFAKRLGMDNIDLNDMFNPNIALKLGNYYLNHLKKEFNHPLFVAYAYNAGPGFLRRWLESSKRFKEKNHFEPWLSMELMPYSETRMYGFRVMLNYLIYQEIFGNFIPIDAFLEQTLNSKDKP; encoded by the coding sequence TGCGCTTGGCGTTGGTTTTTCTCAAACCGAGTTGAGTTTAAAGGATTTAGAAAAAAAGCCCGCCGGGATCGTTAGGGATTATTATTTATGGCGTTATATTAGCGATAAAAAAACCACTTTAGAAAACGCTAAAAAAGCCTATGAATTGACTCAAAATAAAAATACCGCCCTACAAAAAGCCATGCAAGAAAAAGGCGTAGAAAATTCAGAAAAAAACCCTGATGTTAAATTGCCTGAAGATATTTATTGCAAACAAATTACCCTAGAAAGCATGTTAGAAACAACAGACACTTTCCAAGCAAGCTGTATCGCTATCGCTTTAAAATCAAAAATCAAAGATTTTGATAAAATCCCCCCTCAGACCATCAAGCCCTTACAAGAAAAAATCAAAGAGGCTTACCCCGTTCTTTATGAAGAATTAGAAATCTTGCAAAGTAAGCATGTGAGCGCTTCTTTATTTAAGGCTAATGTGCAAGTGTTTAGCGTGCTTTTCAATCATTTGAGTTATGAAAAAAAGCTCCAAATTTTTGAAGAGCATATCCCCATTAAAGAATTAAACCGCCTTTTAGATGAAGATTACCCGGCGTTTAACCGTTTGATCTATCAGGTTATTTTAGATCCTAAATTGGATCATTTTAAAGACGCTCTCACTAAAAGTAACGCTACCCACAGCAACGCGCAAACCTTTTTTATTCTAGGGATTAATGAAATCTTGCGCAAAAAACCCTCTAAAGCACTCAAGTATTTTGAACGATCAGAAGCGGTTGTCAAGGACGATGATTTTTCAAAAGACAGAGCGATTTTTTGGCAGTATTTAGTCTCTAAAAAGAAAAAAACTTTGGAACGCCTTTCACAAAGCCCTGCCTTAAACCTCTATAGTCTTTATGCGAGCCGAAAACTCAAAACCACGCCCAGTTACCGCATCATTTCTCATATCCAGAATTTAAGCCAAGAAGACCCTCCTTTTAACACTTATGACCCTTTTTCGTGGCAAATTTTTAAGGAAAAAACCTTGAGTTTGAAAGATGAGGGCGCGTTTAATGCGATGCTAAAAAGCCTGTATTATGAAAAAAGCGCTCCTGAATTGACCTATCTTTTAAGCCAACGCAATAAAGACAAGATTTATTATTATTTATCCCCTTATGAGGGCATTATTGAATGGCAAAATACAGATGAAAGGGCTATGGCGTATGCGATCGCTAGACAAGAAAGCTTTTTGCTCCCGGCAGTCATTTCGCGCTCGTTCGCTCTAGGGCTTATGCAAATCATGCCCTTTAATGTAGGGCCTTTCGCTAAACGCCTTGGCATGGATAACATTGATCTAAACGACATGTTTAACCCCAACATCGCTCTCAAACTTGGCAATTATTACTTGAACCATTTGAAAAAAGAATTCAACCATCCCCTTTTTGTCGCCTACGCTTATAACGCTGGGCCTGGGTTTTTAAGGAGGTGGCTAGAAAGCTCCAAACGATTTAAAGAAAAAAATCATTTTGAGCCATGGCTTAGCATGGAGCTTATGCCTTATAGCGAGACTCGCATGTATGGCTTTAGAGTCATGCTCAATTACTTGATTTATCAAGAAATTTTTGGGAATTTCATCCCTATTGATGCGTTTTTAGAACAAACTCTTAACTCAAAGGACAAACCATGA